From one Burkholderia latens genomic stretch:
- a CDS encoding epoxide hydrolase family protein, producing the protein MQPEPFDIAISDHALDDLRRRLRDVRSPRLTPAEPWQQGIDGAWLRELTAYWAERFDWRAAERALNRLPQFVADTGGQRVHFIHRRGTGRAPYPLVITHGWPGSVFEFDALLDRLCDPAAFGGDPEDAFDVVVPSLPGFLFSPAPAASGMSAFQVADCWAALMSGLGYRRFGAQGGDLGAAVSIALGARHADVVDGVHLNYLPGSYEPPTDATSPLTDDERAFVAQRGEWAALEGGYAHVHMTKPQTLAVALNNSPAGLAAWIAEKFRSWSDCDGDVARRFSHDTLLTGISLYWFTGCIGSSMQMYWENRLQPMRFEAGQRVTAPVAFARFPKEISRPPRTWLERVFDVVQWTDMPRGGHFAAMEEPALLADDIRRFFRRFR; encoded by the coding sequence ATGCAGCCCGAGCCGTTCGACATTGCGATATCCGATCACGCGCTGGACGACCTGCGGCGTCGCCTGCGCGACGTGCGCTCGCCGCGCCTGACACCCGCCGAGCCGTGGCAGCAGGGCATCGACGGCGCGTGGCTGCGCGAGCTGACCGCATATTGGGCAGAGCGCTTCGACTGGCGCGCGGCCGAGCGCGCATTGAACCGGCTCCCGCAATTCGTCGCGGACACAGGCGGCCAGCGCGTGCATTTCATCCATCGGCGCGGTACCGGGCGAGCGCCTTATCCGCTCGTGATTACGCATGGCTGGCCGGGGTCCGTGTTCGAATTCGATGCGCTGCTCGACCGCCTGTGCGACCCGGCGGCGTTTGGCGGCGATCCGGAAGACGCATTCGACGTCGTCGTGCCGTCATTGCCCGGCTTCCTGTTTTCGCCCGCTCCAGCGGCGTCGGGCATGTCGGCGTTTCAGGTTGCCGACTGCTGGGCCGCGTTGATGTCCGGCCTCGGATATCGGCGCTTCGGCGCGCAAGGCGGGGATCTGGGCGCGGCCGTGTCGATCGCACTCGGCGCACGACATGCGGACGTGGTGGATGGCGTCCACCTGAACTATCTGCCCGGCAGCTACGAGCCGCCGACGGACGCGACTTCGCCGCTGACCGACGATGAGCGGGCGTTCGTCGCGCAGCGCGGCGAATGGGCGGCGCTCGAAGGCGGCTATGCGCACGTGCACATGACGAAGCCGCAGACGCTGGCCGTTGCGCTCAACAATTCGCCGGCCGGGCTGGCCGCATGGATCGCGGAGAAATTCCGCTCATGGAGCGACTGCGACGGCGACGTCGCGCGGCGCTTTTCGCACGACACGCTGCTGACCGGGATCTCGCTCTACTGGTTCACCGGCTGCATCGGCTCGTCGATGCAGATGTATTGGGAAAACCGTCTGCAGCCGATGCGCTTCGAGGCCGGGCAACGCGTGACGGCGCCCGTCGCATTCGCGCGCTTCCCGAAGGAAATCAGCCGGCCGCCGCGCACCTGGCTCGAGCGCGTGTTCGATGTCGTGCAGTGGACCGACATGCCGCGCGGCGGTCATTTCGCGGCGATGGAAGAGCCGGCGCTGCTCGCCGACGACATTCGGCGATTTTTCCGGCGTTTTCGCTAG
- a CDS encoding 2,4'-dihydroxyacetophenone dioxygenase family protein, with protein MTQPSAPLPTDLPPISCLPGDALPWLPMSADLPGLAIKYLHINAAEDTLTALLKMPAGGTLPRHRHDGEVFVHTLQGAWRYREYEWIAQAGSTVLEPAGSVHTPETLGAPGEDVITLNVMRGDLVLLDDDGRETARENCRVALLRQRKHARAAPHDATAFVTRQDKQRDMR; from the coding sequence ATGACGCAGCCGTCCGCCCCGCTACCCACCGACCTGCCGCCGATCTCTTGCCTGCCCGGCGACGCGCTGCCGTGGCTGCCGATGAGCGCTGACTTGCCGGGGCTCGCGATCAAGTATCTGCATATCAATGCGGCGGAAGACACGTTGACCGCGCTGCTCAAGATGCCGGCCGGCGGCACGCTGCCGCGCCACCGTCACGACGGCGAGGTGTTCGTTCATACGCTGCAGGGCGCATGGCGTTACCGCGAGTACGAGTGGATCGCGCAGGCCGGCTCGACGGTGCTTGAGCCGGCAGGCTCCGTGCATACGCCGGAGACGCTCGGTGCGCCGGGGGAAGACGTGATCACGCTGAACGTGATGCGCGGCGACCTGGTGCTGCTCGACGACGACGGCCGCGAAACCGCGCGCGAGAATTGCCGCGTCGCGCTGCTGCGCCAGCGCAAGCACGCACGCGCGGCGCCGCACGACGCGACGGCGTTCGTCACGCGGCAAGACAAGCAACGGGACATGCGATAA
- a CDS encoding LysR family transcriptional regulator, with product MQAKKPKSRALLGQLSDMDLRLLRVFKGVVQCGGMAAAELELNIGISTISRHVKDLETRLGLVLCRRGRAGFTLTAEGQTVYEETLRLLASMEAFRSRIDGIHDKMGGELHVAVFDKTATNPNARLGDAIRQFADEAPDVALNLHVASINEVERGIIDGSYQVGIIPAHRNSGSLVYSELFDERMLLYCGRQHPLFDAPHGKLTWTTIRNHAFAGLGFHSPNMELSHRAKLTRSATASDQESIATLILSGRYLGFLPDHYAESFENKGLMQPIAPHRFNYRCRFVSLLRRSPRPSRAALLFQSCLEAAHSVVRPGGNGGDA from the coding sequence ATGCAAGCAAAGAAACCGAAGAGCCGCGCGCTGCTGGGGCAGCTCAGCGACATGGATCTGCGGCTGCTGCGCGTCTTCAAGGGCGTCGTTCAATGCGGCGGGATGGCGGCGGCCGAGCTCGAGCTGAATATCGGCATCTCGACGATCAGCCGGCACGTGAAGGATCTGGAAACGCGTCTGGGCCTGGTGCTGTGCCGCCGCGGCCGCGCGGGTTTCACGCTGACCGCCGAGGGACAGACCGTCTACGAGGAAACCCTGCGGCTGCTGGCCTCGATGGAGGCATTTCGCAGCAGGATCGACGGCATTCACGACAAGATGGGCGGAGAACTGCACGTCGCGGTGTTCGACAAGACGGCCACCAACCCGAACGCGCGGCTTGGCGACGCGATCCGCCAGTTCGCGGACGAGGCGCCCGACGTCGCGCTGAACCTGCACGTCGCGTCGATCAACGAAGTCGAGCGCGGGATCATCGACGGCAGCTATCAGGTCGGAATCATTCCCGCGCACCGCAACTCGGGCAGCCTCGTATATTCGGAACTGTTCGACGAGCGGATGCTGCTGTACTGCGGCCGCCAGCATCCGCTGTTCGACGCGCCGCACGGAAAGCTCACGTGGACGACGATCCGCAACCACGCATTCGCCGGCCTCGGCTTCCACTCGCCGAACATGGAGCTCAGCCATCGTGCGAAGCTCACGCGCAGCGCGACGGCGTCCGACCAGGAATCGATCGCGACGCTGATTCTCTCGGGCCGCTATCTCGGCTTCCTGCCCGACCATTACGCGGAAAGTTTCGAAAACAAGGGGTTGATGCAGCCGATCGCGCCGCACCGGTTCAATTACCGGTGCCGGTTCGTGAGCCTGCTGCGGCGCTCGCCGCGACCGTCGCGCGCGGCGCTGCTGTTCCAGTCGTGCCTGGAGGCCGCGCATTCGGTGGTGCGGCCGGGCGGCAATGGCGGCGACGCCTAG
- a CDS encoding aspartate aminotransferase family protein, producing the protein MTDTTIAKQQEETNLRTDAAWLDAHWMPFTANRQFKSDPRMIVSAKDAYYTDAEGRKIFDGLSGLWCTGLGHGRAEITEAVSRQIAQLDYAPAFQFGHPKSFELANKIKELTPAGLDYVFFTGSGSEAADTSLKMARAYWRAKGKGTKTRLIGREKGYHGVNFGGISVGGIGANRKLFGQGVEADFLPHTQLAENRFSRGMPDNGAELADRLLDLITLHDASNIAAVIVEPFSGSAGVVIPPKGYLKRLRDICTAHDILLIFDEVITGFGRAGAMTGAAAFGVTPDIMNFAKQVTNGAQPLGGVVATKEIYDTFMAAGGPEYMLEFPHGYTYSAHPVACAAGIAALDLLVKEDAVARVRDLAPHFEAAVHGLKGQRHIADIRNYGLAAGLTIAALPGEPARRPYEIAMRCWAKGFYVRYGGDTIQLAPPFIAEKREIDNLVNALSDALNEVD; encoded by the coding sequence ATGACCGATACGACTATCGCCAAGCAACAGGAAGAGACAAACCTCCGCACCGACGCCGCGTGGCTGGACGCCCACTGGATGCCGTTCACCGCAAACCGCCAGTTCAAGTCCGACCCGCGCATGATCGTGTCGGCCAAGGACGCGTATTACACGGACGCCGAAGGCCGCAAGATCTTCGACGGACTGTCGGGCCTGTGGTGCACGGGCCTCGGCCACGGCCGCGCGGAAATCACGGAAGCCGTGAGCCGCCAGATCGCGCAACTCGATTACGCGCCGGCGTTCCAGTTCGGCCATCCGAAGTCGTTCGAGCTCGCGAACAAGATCAAGGAACTGACGCCCGCCGGCCTCGACTACGTGTTCTTCACCGGCTCGGGCTCGGAAGCGGCCGACACGTCGCTGAAGATGGCCCGCGCTTACTGGCGGGCGAAGGGCAAGGGCACGAAGACGCGCCTGATCGGCCGCGAGAAGGGCTATCACGGCGTGAACTTCGGCGGCATCTCGGTCGGCGGCATCGGCGCGAACCGCAAGCTGTTCGGTCAGGGCGTGGAAGCCGATTTCCTGCCGCATACGCAGCTTGCCGAAAACCGGTTCTCGCGCGGGATGCCGGACAACGGCGCCGAGCTGGCCGACCGCCTGCTCGACCTGATCACGCTGCACGACGCATCGAACATCGCGGCTGTGATCGTCGAGCCGTTCTCCGGCTCGGCAGGCGTGGTCATCCCGCCGAAGGGCTATCTGAAGCGACTGCGCGACATCTGTACCGCGCACGACATCCTGCTGATCTTCGACGAAGTCATCACGGGCTTCGGCCGAGCCGGCGCAATGACGGGCGCCGCCGCATTCGGCGTGACGCCGGACATCATGAACTTCGCGAAACAGGTCACGAACGGCGCGCAGCCGCTCGGCGGCGTGGTCGCGACGAAGGAAATCTACGACACGTTCATGGCCGCGGGCGGCCCCGAGTACATGCTCGAGTTTCCGCACGGCTACACGTACTCGGCGCATCCGGTCGCCTGCGCGGCGGGCATCGCGGCGCTCGACCTGCTCGTGAAGGAAGACGCGGTGGCCCGCGTGCGCGATCTCGCGCCGCATTTCGAGGCAGCGGTGCATGGGCTGAAGGGCCAGCGCCACATCGCGGACATCCGCAACTACGGGCTGGCGGCCGGCCTGACGATCGCCGCGTTGCCGGGCGAGCCGGCACGGCGCCCGTACGAGATCGCGATGCGCTGCTGGGCGAAGGGCTTCTACGTGCGCTACGGCGGCGACACGATCCAGCTCGCGCCGCCGTTCATCGCCGAGAAGCGCGAGATCGACAATCTCGTGAATGCGCTGTCCGATGCGCTGAATGAAGTGGACTGA
- a CDS encoding CoA-acylating methylmalonate-semialdehyde dehydrogenase, producing the protein MKHDSNVTSTIGHLIDGKRVDGGSRVQPVFDPATGESGKSVALADKLTVEAAIASAQAAFPAWRNTPPLKRARVMSRFKTLLEEHADELCALITAEHGKVLADAMGELQRGIENVEYATYVPELLKGEHSKNVGPAIDSWSEFQALGVAAGITPFNFPVMVPLWMWPMAVACGNTFVLKPSERTPSSTLRMAELALEAGLPPGVLNVVNGDKEAVDTILADPRVKAVSFVGSTPIAEYIYATGCAHGKRVQALGGAKNFAVVMPDADIGNAVNALMGAAYGSCGERCMAIPLVVAIGDETGDQVVAGLKAEIEKMKVGPGNGAGVDMGPLVTKQHFDKVTGFVDAGVAAGATLVVDGRGVKVDGHDGGYYLGPCLFDNVKPGMPIYQHEIFGPVLGVIRLKSLDDAMALIDAHEYGNGTCLFTRDGEAARYFSDNIQIGMVGINVPLPVPVAYHSFGGWKRSLFGDLHAYGPDAVRFYTKRKTITQRWPSAGVREGAVFSFPSNR; encoded by the coding sequence ATGAAACACGACAGCAACGTTACTTCCACCATCGGCCACCTGATCGACGGCAAGCGCGTCGACGGCGGCAGTCGCGTCCAGCCGGTGTTCGATCCGGCGACGGGCGAATCGGGCAAGAGCGTCGCGCTCGCCGACAAGCTGACCGTCGAGGCCGCGATCGCGTCGGCGCAGGCCGCATTCCCTGCATGGCGCAATACACCGCCGCTGAAGCGTGCACGCGTGATGAGCCGCTTCAAGACGCTGCTCGAAGAGCACGCGGACGAGCTGTGCGCGCTGATCACCGCCGAGCACGGCAAGGTGCTGGCCGATGCGATGGGCGAGCTGCAGCGCGGGATCGAGAACGTCGAATACGCGACGTACGTGCCGGAGCTGCTGAAGGGCGAGCACAGCAAGAACGTCGGCCCCGCGATCGATTCGTGGAGCGAATTCCAGGCGCTCGGCGTCGCAGCCGGCATCACGCCGTTCAACTTCCCGGTGATGGTGCCGCTGTGGATGTGGCCGATGGCCGTCGCCTGCGGCAACACGTTCGTGCTGAAGCCGTCCGAGCGCACGCCGTCGTCGACGCTGCGCATGGCCGAACTCGCGCTCGAGGCCGGCTTGCCGCCAGGCGTGCTGAACGTCGTGAACGGCGACAAGGAAGCGGTCGACACGATCCTCGCCGACCCGCGCGTGAAGGCCGTGAGCTTCGTCGGCTCGACGCCGATCGCCGAATATATCTACGCGACGGGCTGCGCGCACGGCAAGCGCGTGCAGGCGCTCGGCGGCGCGAAGAACTTCGCGGTCGTGATGCCCGACGCCGACATCGGCAACGCGGTGAACGCGTTGATGGGCGCCGCGTACGGCTCTTGCGGCGAGCGCTGCATGGCGATCCCATTGGTCGTCGCGATCGGCGACGAAACGGGCGACCAGGTCGTCGCCGGGCTGAAGGCCGAGATCGAGAAGATGAAGGTCGGGCCGGGCAACGGTGCGGGCGTCGACATGGGGCCGCTCGTCACGAAGCAGCATTTCGACAAGGTGACGGGGTTCGTCGACGCGGGCGTGGCGGCGGGCGCGACGCTCGTGGTCGACGGCCGCGGCGTGAAGGTCGACGGCCACGACGGCGGCTATTACCTCGGCCCGTGCCTGTTCGACAACGTGAAGCCGGGCATGCCGATCTATCAGCACGAGATTTTCGGGCCGGTGCTCGGCGTGATCCGCCTGAAGTCGCTCGACGACGCGATGGCGCTGATCGACGCGCACGAATACGGGAACGGCACGTGCCTGTTCACGCGCGACGGCGAAGCGGCGCGCTATTTCAGCGACAACATCCAGATCGGCATGGTCGGCATCAACGTGCCGTTGCCGGTGCCGGTCGCGTATCACTCGTTCGGCGGCTGGAAGCGCTCGCTGTTCGGCGACCTGCACGCGTACGGCCCGGATGCGGTGCG